From the Trifolium pratense cultivar HEN17-A07 linkage group LG4, ARS_RC_1.1, whole genome shotgun sequence genome, the window tgagttcgatccccggctcacaaatttaaaaaatacaaaagcaaGGAACTTGATCAATAAATAGCATATATGATTCccgtaagaaaaaaaatagaaagcaTATAGTATATGATATGGGAATTAAAGTACAACACAAGAAATTAAAGTAGGATTCACGACGAGAAAGTTACTAAtagggatggcagaaaaacccaaacccgtgagacccacccgaactcaaatccaagtcaacgggcgaaacccgaattgactgggtttgggtttgggtttgggtgacacccgaaaatatgggtgtgggtttggtatcttAGTTAGGtctaggtctaagttagcaaggtgcaccttttcaattggaccaaaatacccattctttttaattaattaaccaaaatacccattaatagacgcggatccagtgtcgcgcgcgtaccgaaggaccatggttacagaccgttaatttccatcagacagccaagatctgatctcatcaagactgtctgaccAATccgatcatcctgatccatcagattccagcgcgtgcgccacactggattacaccctggagagagaaaaatttgctttttaaaagtaggacacgtgtcacacaatggttgactggacgtgatttttgttcatttaatactttgaactcaattatttcgttgtaaattaattttttatttttttatttttataccaaaattcataatttttttttctacaaatagagacttggttcgtttgatttggacaccgaaaaaaaaatgcaatttttcactaccttaatctcattttttgtctactaaatacgttacttgtgtgttgtaatttaacacgcaccactcaatcaactcactgaaaccattataccaggaaaatagtagataatattctggaacttttggtatattttatgaaatttttggagacctgaaactatttttagttaattaaatgagataaaatggtaattaaaaactaatgtttgcttctgaaaccattttactggtagaatggttgcacatagttgtattctgaaaccattttactggtagaatggtttcaatgagtaatttattaattgtgtttgcttctgaaaccatttatctggtacaatggtttcagagagttgtaatatgaaaccattttgctggtagaatggtttcagtaagttgattattagttatttgcttctgaaaccatttagcttgtagaatggttgcacatagttgtactctgaaactattttaccggtagaatggtttcagtgagtaatttattaattgtgtttgcttctgaaaccatttagctggtagaatggtttcagagatttgtactctgaaaccattttcctggtagaatggtttcagtgagttgatgtaaggtagtgaaaaatgagattaaggtagtgaaaaatatggttttttttctgtgtccaaatcaaacgaaccaagtctctatttgtagagaaaaaaaattatgaattttggtataaaaaaaaaataaaaaattaatttacaacgaaataattgagttcaaagtattaaatggaaaaaaatcacgcccagccaatcagacagcgacacgtgtcctgcttttaaaaagtagattcttctctctccagggtgtaatccagtgtggtgcacgcgctggaatctgatggattcggatgatctgggatgtctgattgatcagacagtcttgatgagatcagatcttggctgtctgatggaaatcaacggcctgtaaccatggtcctgcggtacgcgcgcgacactggatcgacgtccattgatggtaatttggttaattaattaaaaagaatgggtattttggtccaactgaaaaggtgcactttgctaatttagacccaactgggtctaaattagcagccatatatatatatcacgCTTAAATGGAGGTTACATAGTTCAACTAATTTGAGTTTCTCAATTAGAGTCACTAAAATATTACCCTCGGTTTTTTTAAGTATGTAAcatcaaattaagaaagtgtatttttcaTCTTATCTTCCTATTACACTCTAAtgttaatccaccaataaattcctATTATTTTCACGcattttctctttccaataaatttaatatattatctaaaaaaacaaaatttaatgttatgtaccaaaaaaaaaatagtttttcaaaaatatagcattaattagttttattgaaaaagataagagtaaCTGACAAAGGTACAATTGACAAACCGTATCCTTGAAATACCAAATGAACAATTATTTATAAACGCTAATTAAATCTAAGGAAATtggtcaattaaaaaaaatggagggagtagtttttatatgaaaagaaaaaattaaaaaaaaataaaaattatataattaaatgattggattcaaatgtttaattaaaaaccctcCAACATAAATCATGTGGAAAAATTCGAGTTCGAGCTCCTTCCTCGAAAAACCGAAAGGTTAAAAAATCtgggtcaggatcaaatgacaccaactagtttgataTCAAATGTTACAGTtctcaataatgttttaaccgatataaattttataaaattcaacgttggattgaaagtttatatcatatagatcatttgtttaaaatttcagacaaatacaaaattatttgatatgctattgcgacacataaagattaacgacatATAAAAAAGGtgcaaaccgttaattttgatgtatctcattaacatatcaaatgattttgaatttgtctaaagttttacataaatgatctatatgatataaactttcaatccaacagtggattttataaaatttatgttggttaaaacgttattgagagatGTAAAATTTAGTGTTAAACTaattggtgtcatttgatcctgacccaTTATTATTAATCAACTAACTAGATATTGTAATTTGTTTAACAAATACTTCCTCCAGtactatatataagaaaatgtttgctttttagattcattaaagaATTAATGTATGTAAACTATATTATTGTCTAAATACATAactttttaatgaatctaaaaaacaaacatttttttatatataggaccggagagAGTAGTATTGatggttttaaattttttataaggtGACCTTTTGTATTTTGTCATAGCATCGAATGTATTGCATTAGTTCCCATGAGCTTAACTcggttggtagggacattgctATTTGTATAGGAGCCCGGATTCGAACATAggatactccacttattcacctttaaggtggattttctagccactagaatacttaacaaaaaaaattgtattgcaTTAAACAATAGAAAgggaaaaaatggaaaatatggTTATGATATTATTCAAAGACTAGAAAGCTAGTGGGAGCATTATATCATCTTCCATGCCATATTCAAAGACTAGAATAGAAGGCTTTGTGAACAGCCAATGATTGGGGATAATAAATTGGATCTCCTTTACAAAGATTTATGTACAAACTTTTATGGTTTTGTGAAAAGTTCATTAATTTTTCTGCATAGTATTAGACCATTAGATTGTTGCAAAGTAGAGGAAAATGGCACCATATACAGTATTTTATAGGTTCAGTGgaggttttttttaaaaaaaataagtaattaaatatCAAGATagaataaaattacataaatagtAGACAATAGGCATTATCCAAGTTTGACAAATTCACTTTTCACATGACTCCGATTGTGAGGATAAGCAGTGGAAAATTTCTGGAAAATTTCAATTCTGAAAGAGGAGAGGAGAGAGGAACGTGATTTCCGtaactaaatttttaatttattttaagtttaattataattatataaatgacATGTCTTGTTTTTATTGGTTGTGTGTAAGAGTGAGGTGTTAAGggagtactccctccgtcccaaaaagaatgacccattttgaatatatgcactattcatatatattgttttgaccatatttttctactaataaataaaaataaatattaacatataagatgttgttagattcgtctcgatgagtattttcaaaatatcaattttttataatttttactattatacaattaaatatattagtcgccaaagttatgcattggcatgcgtgtttcggtcaactgggtcattctttttgggacggagggagtatcatgCAAGAATTTCTcgagaaattcaaatttaaaatttttgaatgCTACCAAGTCAATGTCATTGGCAATCTGTTTTCAAATTGCCTCAaacttgtttaaaaaataaacttatttggtacaatggtttcctatttttattatgttgtaGATTCGatctttctattttaaaatttaacagtTTAGGtccttttatcaaatattttgtttaaaatatggTAATACAGTCCTCTCATCAAGtattttgtctaaaatatgATAATACAACGTGTTttaaagtttataaaaaaaaataaaaatatttcttacAATTGTTTTGCAATTTGTTTTTGACATGTAACacaagattttttaaaaaaataataaaaattgaaggGGCTAGACTCACACTAAGTTCGAAGTGAAAAATTTAGAATTCGAACACAGACCTTCAATATTATCTTTATAATAATGTACTATCCTTAAGTAAATTAAGAAACCAATTTACTTTCCATTAACTTAcccaaaaaaatgtattaacATTATTATTTATCCTTCTAGAAATCTATGAAGCATGAACATCTATATAATTAGGCGTATCGTGgtgtactaaaaaaaatgtattaactATTATTTATCCTTctagtaaataaatagtaataatttttttcctttttttgagTCAAGAgttcctttttttttgggtcaagatgtttccttttattattaagtttttttgaaaaaaaatcccTTCTTAGGAATATTGAAATGAAAACCGACCAACCATTAACAAAACATTAAGCCAAATCTTTATTTGCCTATTGCTTTaatgggaaaaaaaatataggtgGCACAATCAACGGGTAACCGCAAATACACAACAATTAATttcccaacaaaatggagtgaGTGGGGTTACAAACAATGCAATTCTAACATGGCCTTTATTTAGTTCACATGTACACTTCTCTTCACCATCAAGCTTATAACCTTAGCTTTACTCCAATAGCCATTTATCCAAATTTCAAATGTGAACAACTCATCAATATAGTCATTTTAATTTCCATCTATTGGCTGGCCTCCAAACATATAGTACTATGTTGCTCAACTTGCATTCAAAACCTATGACTAATTTTCCATTATTTCTTTgactttaaattaaattataaataaaacctTTTTCACACTTATGTTGCTTCAAAATCTCATTTTCATAATTGAACGTGACAATGACAAAGAGAGATCAcatactaataaataaatatactattTAGCAACTGGTCCAAGTGGTAATTAAGAATCTTGGTCCCCTTAACTATGTGGTCAAGAGTTTGATTCCTGACTAATGCGTATGAAAATATTCGATTGAGAGGGGGaacccaccttgtgtgccccatAGATTTTCCGGCGGAAATTAGTCATTGCCAACGACGGTGAAAACTTCGTATCAATATCAGAGTAACTAAAAAAATGTACCTTGAAACATATAAAaggtttgatttttttattaaaagttactcaaaaatatatcattgtGCATTGGGataaaatcatcaacaatcttgaccaaaaaaaaaatcatcaacaataaaaatgaatatactCTCCTAAAATCAGTAGCTATAATTTTTCAAAAGCGAAAAATCTGCTTCCTTTATAAGGTTATAATTACATTTAAGGGACATtagtaaattttgtttttcaaaatttggtacctataaaatatttcttaatTGCTGATTTTGTTTGAAATATAATTTACAAACATTTATTATGAAATCGTCGACTTCTCGAGTGGTTGGTTGGTTTGATACATGCATCTCAACCTTCGGTTCGAATCCACAATCCGGACTCTAGTAAAGGTACAAACATTTATTACGGAATTGTCGAGTGGTCGTTTGGTTTGATACATGCATCTCAACCTTtcctaactcagttcaaaaccGGACATTGTGAAGGTACAAACATTTATTATGGAATTGTCGGCTTCTCGAgtggttggttggttggttcGATACATGCATATCAACCTTTCCTAACTCGGTTCGAAACCGGACATTGTGAAGGATCAGAAACATAACATTTATTATGGAATCATCATTCAATTTACACAACTCTTGAAGAAAATCTCCTATGTACAAAATGACAACATCTCCAATTAAGCCTTCCCCATATTCAGCCATATCCAAAGGGAAAAGAAACCAAAACAAATCATACCTTATAGCCTACCCCAAATTAGCAAATTgatatttaaactaaattaaaactATGACATCCAAATATTTGTCACACAAAGGACTATTTAATTTAGTATGAACAAACATAGTCACCATTTTCGTCATCATCATCCTCTTCACCGACAAGTTCATCAAAGAAAGGATCTTGGAGAAGCTCAGCAGCAGAAGGTCTAGCCCTTGGTTGAGCAAGACACCTCTCAATGAAGTCCTTTACCTCTGAATCTTTGACCTTGTTCAATGCAGCAGGCCTTATACCGGAAGACACTTTCCTGTATATCTTTGCAACATTGTCGCATTCGCTATAAGGAATTTCCAATGTAACCATCTCTAAAACACACATTCCAAATGAGTATATGTCCACCAATTCTGTGTAGTCTTCATCGTATAATTCCGGTGCCATAAACTCCGGTGTACCAAGAATTGTGTGTGCAATATGATTCTTCCCAACAATTGCTGCCAAACCCAAGTCACCGATTTTAACCTGATAACCattgaatgaaagaaaatttGTTAATAACACATTCTTGGTTAGAAATCGGAAAGCATAACTTATACACAACAAATAAAGCACTGACACAAACACGAACAGATAATATTGGACATCATTGATAAAAGACTAAATTGAAAATCATGACTCGTATCTATCTACTACTGAAAAAGTTGAAACTAATCTAATCAATTCAAGGCATTTGACGCGTGCCCCTTTTTATATCTAACCGAATGGAAGTATCGGTTACGCTTCCATGTCGTGGACTCAACGTGGcccttttatatttcaatatttgAATAGAATGTGCGCGCGCACACGCGCTTATGTCAAACACTAAAACATGCATTCAACCTAAAGCATCGGTATTTTATCATCAAGCAAGCAAAATATGAGCCAAGGAAAACAGAATTAGAACAGTTAATTACCTTGCCAACATTCCCATTAACAAACACGTTGCTGCAATTGAGATCTCTATGAATGATGCACGGCTCATGAGTGTGCAAATAATTCAACCCTCTCAAAATCTGCCTAGACCATTTCTTCAACGCCTTCATCGAAACATGCCTATGTTTCTTCCTATACTCTCTCAAATTCCCACTAGTACAAACCTCGGTGATAAAATTGAGTGTATTCTTTTTATCATCGCTCCAAACACTATAAAGTTCAATGATGTTTTTGTTTGATAAGCTTCTCAATAACCTCACTTCAGCATAAAGCCTCTCTACCATAGCAGAGTCACCACAGAAATTCCTTAGCTTCACTTGGTTCCATGCTACCTCTATTCCTTCTTCTTGAT encodes:
- the LOC123920854 gene encoding probable serine/threonine-protein kinase WNK11, translated to MMPSVNPDSSDKDSEAFEETDPTGRYGRYSELLGCGAVKKVYRAFDQEEGIEVAWNQVKLRNFCGDSAMVERLYAEVRLLRSLSNKNIIELYSVWSDDKKNTLNFITEVCTSGNLREYRKKHRHVSMKALKKWSRQILRGLNYLHTHEPCIIHRDLNCSNVFVNGNVGKVKIGDLGLAAIVGKNHIAHTILGTPEFMAPELYDEDYTELVDIYSFGMCVLEMVTLEIPYSECDNVAKIYRKVSSGIRPAALNKVKDSEVKDFIERCLAQPRARPSAAELLQDPFFDELVGEEDDDDENGDYVCSY